The Victivallis sp. Marseille-Q1083 genome has a window encoding:
- a CDS encoding AIR synthase-related protein → MNYRIEISPLRTWRDARGEGVKQQIVDFLKLNVDAVWTRDVYTIAADVDAAEAGKIAEFLVNPVTQYTRLGEVPAVRAEDGDCKFIIAIGFKPGVTDNVGRTAHEAIGDIVGRRLRDDEKIFSSVEYLLYGEQLTRETVERIARDLLANELIQSVRIFSGDQLQRPLPLNLPAVNAVGGGEVRKYNLEVSDRELMEISHKGILALSLEEMKAIQQYFREARGREAYGLDRNPTDVELEVLAQTWSEHCKHKIFAAEIDYENPESGEKEHIVSCYKSFIKKSTNEIAEKVDWLVSVFHDNAGVIAFNDKYDLVYKVETHNSPSALDPYGGAMTGIVGVNRDPMGTGQGAELLINVWGYCLASPFTADAEVPPGLLHPRRLRDGVHKGVIDGGNQSGIPYGLGWEYFDERYLGKPLVYCGTVGILPKKIGEVRGSEKTIKPGDYIVMGGGRIGKDGIHGATFSSEELHKDSPTQAVQIGDPITQKKLSDFIYEARDRGLYRFITDNGAGGLSSSVGEMASLCGGCRLDLATAPLKYAGMAPWEILVSEAQERMSFAVPPEKLEEFKALAASRDVEVTVMGTFTDDGKFHITYRDRTVALLDIDFMHEGLPQLHLKAKWKTPVFEEPVLAGRDAAADLKALVADLNICSDEYKARQYDHEVKGLSVVKPFVGARRDVASDATVTMIEPLSREGVVLSAAILPRYSDVDTYWMMASSIDLAVRRIIAVGGKLGHIAGLDNFCWPDPVQSEKTPDGEYKLAQLVRANQALYHFTKAFQVPCISGKDSMKNDSTKGGRKISIPPSVLFSAISKMDDIDKAVTLDVKRPGDLVYVIGSTAAELGGSEYYAMLGATGNRVPKVDAGAAIAIYERVAQVTERNLASALHTPALGGLGVGFAKMAMAGRLGMQIDLAKVPTSETCSTLELLFSESNSRFILTAAPADAEAVEAILQGVPFACVGAVDGTNQLCLSAEDASIEMPLAELLANYKETLAGI, encoded by the coding sequence ATGAATTATCGGATTGAAATTTCACCGTTGCGCACCTGGCGGGATGCGCGCGGAGAGGGCGTCAAACAACAGATAGTCGACTTTCTGAAACTGAATGTCGATGCGGTTTGGACGCGGGATGTTTATACGATCGCTGCCGACGTCGATGCGGCGGAAGCGGGTAAAATTGCCGAATTTCTGGTCAACCCGGTTACCCAATATACCCGGCTGGGGGAAGTGCCGGCGGTGCGGGCGGAGGACGGCGACTGCAAATTCATTATCGCCATCGGCTTCAAGCCGGGCGTCACCGACAACGTGGGGCGTACCGCTCACGAGGCGATCGGGGATATTGTCGGCCGGCGGCTGCGGGATGACGAGAAAATTTTCAGCTCGGTCGAATACCTGTTGTACGGCGAACAACTGACCCGGGAGACGGTGGAACGGATTGCCCGCGATTTGCTCGCCAATGAGCTGATTCAGTCGGTACGGATTTTTTCCGGAGACCAGTTGCAACGGCCCTTGCCGTTGAATCTGCCGGCGGTCAATGCCGTCGGAGGCGGAGAGGTGCGCAAGTATAATTTGGAAGTCAGTGACCGGGAGTTGATGGAAATCAGCCACAAAGGCATCCTGGCTCTGTCGCTTGAGGAGATGAAAGCGATTCAGCAATATTTCCGGGAAGCCAGGGGCAGGGAGGCTTACGGGCTGGACCGCAATCCGACCGATGTCGAGCTGGAGGTGCTGGCGCAAACCTGGTCAGAACATTGCAAGCATAAGATTTTCGCGGCCGAAATTGATTATGAAAACCCGGAAAGCGGTGAAAAAGAGCATATCGTTTCCTGCTATAAATCTTTTATCAAAAAGAGCACCAATGAGATCGCCGAAAAGGTGGACTGGCTGGTGTCGGTGTTTCACGACAATGCCGGTGTCATCGCTTTCAACGACAAATATGACTTGGTATACAAGGTCGAAACCCACAACAGTCCGTCGGCGCTCGATCCGTACGGCGGGGCGATGACCGGTATCGTCGGCGTGAATCGCGATCCGATGGGGACCGGGCAGGGGGCTGAACTGCTGATCAATGTTTGGGGATATTGTCTGGCGTCGCCGTTTACCGCCGATGCCGAAGTGCCGCCGGGCCTGCTGCATCCGCGACGTTTGCGCGACGGCGTCCACAAGGGCGTCATCGACGGCGGCAATCAGAGCGGCATTCCGTATGGATTGGGCTGGGAATATTTCGATGAGCGTTATCTCGGCAAACCGCTGGTCTATTGCGGAACGGTGGGGATTCTGCCGAAGAAGATCGGTGAAGTCAGGGGATCGGAAAAGACGATCAAGCCGGGCGATTATATCGTCATGGGCGGCGGCCGCATCGGCAAGGACGGCATCCATGGCGCCACCTTCTCCAGTGAGGAGCTGCACAAGGACAGTCCGACTCAGGCGGTGCAGATCGGCGATCCGATTACCCAGAAAAAACTGAGCGATTTCATCTATGAGGCGCGCGACCGCGGCTTGTATCGGTTTATCACCGACAATGGCGCCGGCGGATTGTCGTCGAGCGTCGGCGAAATGGCATCGTTGTGCGGCGGGTGCCGGCTGGACTTGGCGACGGCGCCGCTGAAGTATGCCGGCATGGCGCCGTGGGAAATCCTGGTTTCGGAGGCACAGGAACGGATGAGTTTTGCCGTGCCGCCGGAGAAATTGGAAGAATTCAAAGCGTTGGCGGCCTCCCGCGATGTCGAGGTGACCGTGATGGGGACTTTCACCGATGACGGTAAATTCCATATCACTTACCGCGACCGTACCGTGGCGCTGCTGGACATCGATTTCATGCACGAAGGATTGCCGCAGTTGCATCTCAAGGCGAAATGGAAGACGCCGGTGTTTGAAGAGCCGGTGCTGGCCGGTCGCGATGCCGCGGCGGACTTGAAGGCTCTGGTGGCGGATTTGAACATTTGTTCCGATGAGTACAAAGCCCGGCAGTACGATCATGAAGTCAAAGGCCTCAGCGTCGTTAAGCCGTTTGTCGGCGCCCGGCGCGATGTGGCCAGCGACGCGACGGTGACGATGATCGAACCGTTGAGCCGGGAGGGCGTGGTGTTGTCAGCGGCCATTCTGCCGCGTTACAGCGATGTGGATACCTATTGGATGATGGCGTCTAGCATCGATCTGGCGGTGCGGCGGATTATCGCCGTCGGCGGCAAGCTCGGCCATATCGCCGGTTTGGACAACTTCTGCTGGCCGGATCCGGTTCAGAGCGAAAAGACGCCGGACGGCGAATACAAACTGGCTCAACTGGTCCGGGCGAATCAGGCGCTTTATCATTTTACCAAAGCGTTCCAGGTACCGTGTATTTCCGGCAAGGACAGCATGAAGAACGACAGCACCAAAGGCGGCCGCAAGATTTCAATTCCGCCGAGTGTGCTGTTCAGCGCCATTTCGAAGATGGACGATATCGACAAAGCGGTGACGCTCGATGTCAAGCGGCCGGGCGATTTGGTGTACGTCATCGGTTCGACTGCCGCCGAATTGGGCGGCAGCGAATATTACGCCATGCTCGGCGCCACCGGCAACCGGGTGCCGAAAGTGGATGCCGGAGCGGCGATCGCCATTTATGAGCGCGTCGCACAGGTGACTGAAAGGAATCTGGCCAGCGCGTTGCATACGCCGGCTTTGGGCGGACTGGGGGTCGGTTTTGCCAAGATGGCGATGGCCGGCCGGCTGGGCATGCAGATTGATCTGGCCAAAGTTCCGACCAGCGAAACCTGTTCGACGCTGGAATTGTTGTTTTCCGAATCCAACAGCCGCTTTATCCTGACGGCGGCTCCGGCTGATGCCGAAGCGGTGGAAGCGATTCTGCAAGGGGTGCCGTTTGCCTGTGTCGGTGCCGTCGACGGCACCAATCAGTTGTGCTTATCGGCGGAGGATGCGAGCATTGAAATGCCGCTGGCCGAATTGCTGGCAAACTACAAGGAGACGCTGGCCGGCATTTGA
- the pyrE gene encoding orotate phosphoribosyltransferase has protein sequence MTEQEIIRIFEESHALLNGHFKLRSGLHSNRFFQAALLLQYPDKAEQVCAYLAAKFKDAGVETVISPAVGGLIVGQEIARALGCKAIFADKEEGRLVLKRGFSLRPGERVLVAEDVITKGGRVQQTIDLARSFGADVVGAAVLVDRSGGAAGFDVPTESLIRLNLPTFEPDQCPLCAAGAPLDTPGSK, from the coding sequence ATGACGGAACAGGAAATCATTCGAATTTTTGAAGAGTCCCATGCATTGTTGAATGGTCATTTCAAATTGCGCAGCGGCTTGCACAGCAATCGCTTTTTTCAGGCGGCGCTGTTGTTGCAGTATCCGGACAAAGCGGAACAGGTCTGCGCTTATCTGGCGGCGAAATTCAAGGATGCCGGCGTGGAGACGGTGATTTCTCCGGCCGTCGGCGGTTTGATTGTCGGCCAGGAGATTGCCCGCGCCCTGGGCTGCAAGGCGATCTTTGCCGATAAGGAGGAGGGGCGGCTGGTTTTGAAGCGCGGTTTTTCTCTGCGGCCGGGAGAGCGGGTGCTGGTTGCCGAGGATGTCATCACCAAAGGAGGCCGGGTGCAGCAGACCATCGACCTGGCCCGCTCGTTCGGCGCCGATGTCGTCGGCGCTGCCGTGCTGGTCGACCGCAGCGGAGGGGCGGCCGGTTTCGATGTGCCGACTGAAAGTTTGATTCGGTTGAATTTACCGACTTTCGAACCGGACCAGTGTCCGTTGTGCGCGGCCGGCGCCCCGCTGGACACCCCCGGGTCCAAATAA
- the secA gene encoding preprotein translocase subunit SecA — protein MIERIVKKIFGSKSARDLKKMRPLVARVNELEVSYQNLSEAELKNKTVEFKERLKNGETLDDIMCEAFAVVKNACRRLVGQEVEVCGQSMVWDMIPFDVQILGAIALHRGNIAEMATGEGKTLVASMPLYLNALSGRNCQLVTVNDYLARRDSEWMGTIYRYLGLTVGCLQGQMPSNIRREQYRCDITYGTNSEFGFDYLRDMGMATEARHLVQRDHFYAIIDEIDSILIDEARTPLIISGPVPMSSHQFDQLQPKVAQLFSKQNLLCSKLVQEAKSTLEREGISAEERENALLKLLQVKFGMPTHKQLLHVLEDGSILKEVERLDSKVHSDNNRGLLQEVQGDLYFAIDEKSHGADLTEKGRNALSPNDPEAFIMPDLLLELHNIENDASLSEEERLAKRQKFEADYAVKSERLHDLSQLLKAYCLFEKDVHYVVQDDKVMIVDEHTGRLMPGRRFSDGLHQALEAKERVKIEQETQTLATITIQNYFRLYEKLAGMTGTAETEANEFHQIYKLDVIVVPTNRPCQRIDANDSIFKTRREKFNAIVEETAARHAKGQPVLLGTISVEDSEIVSRMLKRKNIPHNVLNAKNHQLEAEIVANAGRVGAVTVATNMAGRGTDIKLGPGVADLGGLHVIGRSRPDSRRIDRQVRGRCSRQGDPGASKFYVSLEDNLMRLFGGDRVIKIFERFGLEEGEELEHPWLNRSIETAQRRVEQQHFAIRKRTLEFDDVMNKQREIIYGLRKDALLSEKPLDTLMYLVEQHVLNKVQEIALGPAKGEARTQNDGEFDMARLVTWLKATFPIDFQESELTAGFRAGSKAAGDGRGPLRDPSALTEQIVDKIEVAYNRKNEILPREQCRYLERHTVLDAIDRLWQEHLYTMDSLRSSIYLRVYAAQKDPLVEYKHEAFKAFEVLMGQIEQEAVANMFRATIATLESFERLLESLPQELIHRSFGQFDMNELLSAGRKDGRPAIPGSITISNPAMKPKDNGPRRSK, from the coding sequence ATGATTGAACGCATTGTCAAAAAAATCTTCGGCAGTAAATCGGCGCGCGATTTGAAAAAAATGCGTCCGTTGGTCGCCAGGGTCAACGAGCTGGAGGTTTCTTACCAGAATCTGTCCGAAGCGGAATTGAAGAACAAGACCGTGGAATTCAAGGAACGCCTGAAAAATGGTGAAACGCTCGACGACATCATGTGCGAGGCGTTCGCCGTGGTCAAGAATGCCTGCCGCCGGCTGGTGGGGCAGGAAGTGGAAGTCTGCGGACAGTCGATGGTTTGGGATATGATCCCGTTTGACGTGCAGATTCTGGGGGCGATTGCCCTGCACAGGGGCAATATCGCCGAAATGGCCACCGGCGAAGGAAAAACGCTGGTCGCCTCGATGCCGCTGTATTTGAACGCCTTGAGCGGCAGAAACTGCCAGTTGGTGACGGTCAACGATTATCTGGCCCGCCGTGACTCCGAGTGGATGGGGACGATTTATCGCTACCTGGGCTTGACGGTCGGTTGTCTGCAGGGACAGATGCCGTCGAATATTCGCCGCGAACAGTATCGCTGTGACATCACCTACGGCACGAACAGCGAATTCGGTTTCGACTATCTGCGGGATATGGGGATGGCCACCGAGGCGCGTCATCTGGTGCAGCGCGACCACTTCTATGCGATTATCGACGAAATCGACAGTATTTTGATTGATGAGGCGCGGACGCCGCTGATCATTTCCGGTCCGGTGCCGATGTCCAGCCACCAGTTCGACCAGTTGCAGCCGAAAGTGGCGCAGCTTTTTTCGAAGCAGAATCTGCTTTGTTCGAAGTTGGTGCAGGAGGCGAAGTCGACTCTGGAGCGCGAGGGGATTTCTGCCGAAGAGCGGGAAAATGCCCTGCTGAAACTGCTGCAGGTGAAATTCGGCATGCCGACCCACAAGCAGTTGCTGCACGTCCTGGAAGACGGCAGCATTCTCAAGGAGGTGGAGCGGCTGGATTCCAAGGTGCACAGCGACAACAATCGCGGTCTGCTGCAGGAAGTGCAGGGAGATCTGTATTTCGCCATCGATGAAAAATCGCATGGTGCCGATTTGACCGAAAAGGGACGCAATGCGCTGTCTCCGAATGATCCGGAGGCATTTATCATGCCGGATCTGCTGCTGGAGCTGCACAATATTGAAAACGATGCATCGCTGAGTGAAGAAGAACGGTTGGCCAAACGCCAGAAATTCGAAGCCGATTATGCGGTCAAAAGCGAACGGCTGCATGATTTGTCGCAGCTGTTGAAAGCGTATTGCCTGTTTGAAAAAGATGTGCATTACGTCGTGCAGGACGACAAGGTGATGATCGTCGACGAGCACACCGGCCGGTTGATGCCGGGCCGGCGTTTCAGCGATGGTTTGCACCAGGCGCTGGAAGCCAAGGAACGGGTGAAAATCGAGCAGGAAACGCAGACGCTGGCGACGATTACCATTCAGAATTATTTCCGTCTTTACGAAAAACTGGCCGGCATGACCGGCACAGCGGAAACCGAAGCCAACGAATTTCATCAGATTTACAAACTGGATGTCATCGTCGTGCCGACCAACCGGCCGTGTCAGCGTATTGATGCCAATGACTCGATTTTCAAGACGCGCCGCGAAAAATTCAACGCGATCGTCGAGGAAACCGCCGCCCGCCACGCCAAAGGGCAGCCGGTGTTGCTGGGAACGATCTCGGTGGAAGATTCTGAAATTGTCAGCCGGATGCTGAAGCGGAAGAATATTCCGCACAATGTCCTGAATGCCAAGAACCATCAGTTGGAGGCGGAAATCGTCGCCAACGCCGGCCGGGTGGGCGCGGTGACGGTGGCGACCAATATGGCCGGCCGCGGTACCGACATCAAGCTGGGGCCGGGAGTGGCGGATTTGGGCGGTTTGCATGTTATCGGCAGGTCCCGCCCCGATTCGCGGCGGATCGACCGGCAGGTGCGCGGCCGCTGTTCGCGCCAGGGCGATCCGGGGGCTTCGAAATTCTATGTGTCGCTGGAAGACAATTTAATGCGCCTTTTCGGCGGCGACCGGGTCATCAAGATTTTTGAGCGTTTCGGCTTGGAAGAGGGCGAGGAGTTGGAGCATCCGTGGTTGAACCGTTCGATCGAAACGGCGCAGCGTCGGGTGGAGCAGCAGCACTTTGCAATCCGGAAACGGACGCTGGAATTCGATGATGTGATGAACAAGCAGCGCGAGATCATTTACGGTCTGCGGAAAGATGCGCTTCTGTCCGAGAAGCCGCTGGATACCTTGATGTATCTGGTCGAACAGCATGTGTTGAACAAAGTGCAGGAAATCGCCCTCGGGCCGGCCAAGGGAGAAGCCCGTACCCAGAATGACGGTGAATTCGATATGGCCCGCCTGGTTACCTGGCTGAAGGCGACGTTTCCGATCGACTTCCAGGAGAGCGAGCTGACTGCCGGATTTAGAGCCGGTTCGAAAGCGGCCGGCGACGGTCGCGGGCCGCTGCGCGATCCGAGCGCGTTGACCGAGCAAATCGTCGATAAGATCGAAGTTGCCTATAACCGGAAGAATGAGATCCTGCCGCGGGAACAGTGCCGCTATCTGGAACGCCATACGGTGCTGGATGCGATCGACCGGTTGTGGCAGGAGCATTTGTATACGATGGACAGTTTGCGGTCGAGCATCTATTTGAGGGTTTACGCCGCGCAGAAGGATCCGTTGGTGGAGTACAAGCATGAAGCGTTCAAGGCCTTTGAAGTGTTGATGGGGCAGATCGAGCAGGAAGCGGTTGCCAATATGTTCCGGGCGACCATTGCGACATTGGAGAGCTTTGAGCGGTTGCTGGAATCGCTGCCGCAGGAATTGATACACCGTTCGTTCGGTCAATTCGATATGAATGAACTGTTGAGCGCCGGCCGCAAGGACGGTCGTCCGGCGATTCCCGGTTCCATTACGATCAGCAATCCGGCGATGAAGCCGAAGGACAATGGTCCGCGGCGTTCGAAATGA
- a CDS encoding beta-N-acetylhexosaminidase: MWKQTQLSWSERETPEELRRLLVRLGEEYPIRPNGEGRRLVFCQAAAGCAGACWDGDHVRIEYGTVTDAARAIGSALSRLETKEKTEFRLLGIMLDCSRNGVMTVPHVKKWLRRLALMGYNTAMLYTEDTYRLPGEPYFGYMRGAYTAEEVREIDAYAADLGIEIIGCIQTLGHLEQVIKWGGAYQAVTDTARVLLVDEEKTYRLIDKMIRFWSDNLKSRRIHIGMDETHDLGRGRFMDRHGYERGFEIFNRHLAKVNEICGRYDMRAMIWSDMYFRMGNEDLEYYDVNCNIPPEVRAQIPENVDLVYWDYYHEDQAFYERFIRLHRDLERPVLLGSGIWTWSKMWLDYQMTRDAAGPCLRACKATGLRDLFFTMWGDDGSYCDWDSAFVGLSWAADVAYGMAEEAPESVTRFEAICQASYLPQVEAGKLDPRLPYGTEGKYHYIRNFILLWDDPIMGIGWNGYKILDEAFDVKVEAAFSELIDKLLPYQAEKNAGNVAHAIKLAQAIVVKLRLRRELLSAYERRDMARLRRLAEVDIPAAIAAYRAVFDSCRDLWLATFKPFGLETIQMRNGTMIVRYEELARRLSELIAGKVAAIPELEEKLDAGIATFPAWTRGVMCGSTWW, from the coding sequence ATGTGGAAACAAACGCAATTGAGTTGGAGTGAGCGGGAAACGCCGGAGGAGTTGCGGCGTTTGCTGGTCAGGTTGGGGGAAGAATATCCGATCCGGCCGAATGGCGAAGGCCGCCGGTTGGTTTTCTGCCAGGCGGCCGCCGGTTGTGCCGGGGCCTGTTGGGACGGCGATCATGTCCGCATTGAATACGGTACGGTGACCGATGCGGCCCGGGCGATCGGCTCGGCGTTAAGCCGCCTGGAAACAAAGGAAAAGACGGAGTTCCGGCTGCTCGGCATCATGCTGGATTGCTCGCGCAACGGCGTGATGACGGTGCCGCATGTCAAAAAGTGGCTGCGGCGCCTGGCTTTGATGGGATACAATACGGCGATGCTTTACACCGAGGATACCTACCGGTTGCCGGGGGAGCCGTATTTCGGCTATATGCGTGGCGCTTATACGGCGGAAGAAGTGCGGGAAATCGACGCCTATGCCGCCGATCTCGGCATTGAAATCATCGGCTGCATTCAAACGCTGGGCCATCTGGAGCAGGTCATCAAATGGGGCGGCGCTTACCAGGCGGTGACCGATACGGCCCGGGTGTTGCTGGTGGATGAGGAAAAAACCTACCGGCTGATCGATAAAATGATCCGTTTCTGGTCGGATAATCTGAAATCCCGCCGGATACACATCGGGATGGATGAAACCCACGACCTGGGGCGTGGCCGTTTCATGGACCGGCATGGTTACGAGCGCGGGTTTGAAATTTTCAATCGCCATTTGGCGAAAGTCAATGAAATTTGCGGCCGTTATGACATGCGGGCGATGATCTGGTCGGATATGTATTTCCGGATGGGCAACGAGGATTTGGAATATTACGATGTCAATTGCAATATTCCGCCGGAAGTGCGGGCGCAAATTCCGGAAAATGTCGATTTGGTATACTGGGATTATTATCATGAGGATCAGGCTTTTTACGAACGGTTTATCCGGCTGCATCGGGATCTGGAGCGTCCGGTGCTGCTGGGCAGCGGCATCTGGACCTGGTCGAAAATGTGGCTGGATTACCAGATGACCCGCGATGCGGCCGGTCCCTGCCTGCGCGCCTGCAAGGCGACCGGGTTGCGGGATTTGTTTTTTACGATGTGGGGGGATGACGGCAGCTATTGTGATTGGGATTCGGCGTTCGTCGGCCTCTCCTGGGCGGCGGATGTCGCATACGGCATGGCGGAAGAAGCGCCGGAGTCGGTGACGCGCTTCGAGGCGATCTGCCAGGCCAGTTATTTGCCGCAGGTGGAAGCCGGCAAACTGGATCCGCGTCTGCCGTACGGCACGGAGGGCAAATATCACTATATCCGCAATTTCATCTTGCTGTGGGATGACCCGATCATGGGAATCGGCTGGAACGGTTATAAAATTCTGGACGAGGCGTTCGATGTCAAGGTTGAAGCTGCCTTTTCCGAATTGATCGACAAGCTGTTGCCGTATCAGGCGGAAAAGAATGCCGGCAATGTGGCGCACGCGATCAAGTTGGCGCAGGCGATCGTGGTAAAATTGCGGTTGCGCCGCGAACTGCTGTCGGCGTATGAGCGGCGGGACATGGCCCGGTTGCGCCGGCTGGCGGAAGTCGATATTCCGGCGGCGATCGCCGCTTATCGGGCGGTGTTCGACTCCTGCCGGGACCTCTGGCTGGCGACGTTCAAGCCTTTCGGACTGGAAACCATCCAGATGCGCAACGGCACGATGATCGTCCGCTATGAAGAACTGGCCAGGCGGCTGTCCGAATTGATTGCCGGCAAGGTTGCGGCGATTCCGGAGCTGGAGGAAAAGCTGGATGCCGGAATTGCGACGTTTCCCGCCTGGACCCGCGGCGTGATGTGCGGTTCGACATGGTGGTAA
- a CDS encoding PTS sugar transporter subunit IIA, whose protein sequence is MKVSFSKYVTKDSIVVLNGKSKLEVLDELINRAADLSHLDRDLIFRLTWKRENMMTTGVGSGLGLPHIRVSNIPYPVILIGICTNPVEDYQSQDDQPVRVIVFIVATDEDPEAYLQLLGSISRKMRDPKMVDKIVENIAKPDEVLKLIDDSEE, encoded by the coding sequence ATGAAAGTATCGTTTTCCAAGTATGTGACAAAAGATTCTATCGTCGTACTGAATGGGAAAAGTAAACTCGAAGTTTTGGACGAGCTCATCAATCGGGCTGCCGATCTGTCGCATCTGGATCGCGATCTGATTTTCCGTTTGACCTGGAAGCGGGAAAATATGATGACCACCGGCGTCGGCAGCGGGTTGGGATTGCCGCATATCCGGGTCAGCAATATTCCTTATCCGGTCATTTTGATCGGCATTTGCACCAATCCGGTCGAAGATTATCAGAGCCAGGATGACCAGCCGGTCCGGGTCATTGTTTTTATCGTCGCTACCGATGAAGATCCGGAAGCTTACCTGCAGTTGCTCGGCAGCATTTCCAGAAAAATGCGCGATCCGAAGATGGTCGACAAAATTGTTGAAAACATCGCCAAGCCGGATGAAGTGTTGAAACTGATTGATGATTCGGAAGAATAA